Sequence from the Thermocoleostomius sinensis A174 genome:
TCTACTAGCCGAGCATCTTTACCTAGCTGAGCCTATTCCTGAAGGAGCCGAAGGCGGATTAACGGAGTTGCTGACGTTGGATCAAGGCGGTCATTTTCTCAGCTTAGAGCGATCGTTTGGCTTAACCACGGGACTGAATGCCCAAATTTTTCAGTTAGCCACCGGAGGAGCCACAGATATTTCTGGCATTCCAGCGTTTCAAGGAGATTGGTCGGGCGTGACGCCCATTCACAAACGTCTGCTGCTGGATTTGACCGCGCTAAATATTCAGTTGGATAACCTAGAAGGAATGACGCTGGGTCCCCGTTTGCCAGACGGAACTCAAAGCTTGTTGTTGGTCAGTGATGATAACTTTAGTGATCTACAAATCACTCAGTTTTTACTATTTCGATTACGGCAATAAGTACATATGCTAGATGATTCCTGGAAAGCAGAAAACTTACTAAGCTCATTGTCTGAATTGGCGATTAGGCAAAGTCTAAAACTGTATCTTATCCCCATTTGTTGTCATGCGGCATGGCATTCACCCCCGCCTGCGACTCCTTCCCTTGCCGAAGGAGGTTGGGAGGGGTCGGCATACGGTGTAACCGGATAGAGAGTTGGTATTATCCTAAACAGCGAATGTGAATACTACCTAAGATGCGGCAATGTCATGGGTTAATTTCCTGAATTGTCCACTGAGTCTCGTTACTCGTTTCTATCCGATCGTAGCGGTGGCGATTTTGCGGATTGCCGCGTAATTCCAAGTGATCAACCTGCGTGGGATTGAGCAGCAACAAACAAAAGTTATCAAGCGGTTGAGTAGCATCAGGTGCAGAGACATCAAACTGGGTAGACACATCTCTTGGGTTGCTGGGATGAGGCCAGGCGAATTGGAGTCGGGCGGCATCCGATAGATTTTGCCATTGCTCTGTTCTGGCTGTGGCTAATTCAATCTCTTGTGTGACGGAATTGACAATTGCCAAAGTCCCCAACAAGCGAAACTGTTCCCGCGTTTTCGGGAAGTACCAGCACAACTCACCCCACGGTTGCTGCACAATTTGCCCGATTTTATCACTGCGATTGTCGGTGACAAACTTCAACTGATTGGTGTCGTTCAGAAAACCGCGAAAGACGATCGTCCGGTTGGCAGGGCGTCCATCTCGTTGCACAGTTGCCAGTTGCGCATAACGGGAATAAGCCAACGATCGGTTACGGTACAGGGCATGGGCGAGGGGTTGTCGCCAAGGAGCAAGCTTCATGAGCGAAGAGTAATGGTGATCTTTATCCATTGTGCCAAGCTGAGTTACAGTCATAGTCCTGATTGACTGACAACTCGTTGCCCCCTCATCCCCACTCCTTTCTCCAGATAGGGTGAGGGGAGCGAGTGTTGTTCAGTCACTCAGAGTCACAAGCTCACATGCGATAAGGAGGTTGCTTTATTCTTGATTCCTTTATCCTTTAGGTTGGTTCGTCTCGTTAGCAGGTTGACTCCCGACGCTTACCAACCTAATCCTCTTCCCGACTCCCAACCACTCAATCAAAATTCGATAAGATGCTGAGACGAGCATTGTGCTTGATCCCCAATCTTGATTTGTAGAACCTCAAATTTCTTATATGAGCACCGCCGATCGCCATAGAAACGATCCTTTTACAAATACACCGATTATTAATAATCAGAGTATTGATCAGAACCACCACTCCACCCCAACCGATTACAACGCGGCGGCCCTAGCTGAAGTCAATGTTTTACTTGATCAATTTGCGCACTTTGGTGTTGAACTCGGACTCGATCGCATTCACCGCCTATTAGCAGACTTAGGCAACCCACAACAGCAAGTTTCCATCCTGCACGTCGCCGGCAGCAACGGTAAAGGCTCTGTGTGTGCTTTCCTGTCTTCTGTTTTAACCGAGGCGGGCTACCGAGTTGGACGCTACACCTCTCCGCATTTAGTCACCTGGTGTGAACGTATTTGTATCAATCAGCAAGAAATTGCACCAACCACTCTTCTGCACCTGCTCAAACAAACCATTACCGCCATTCGACCAGACGCCCCATCTCCAACCCAGTTTGAAGTTATTACTGCTGCTGCCTGGCTATACTTTGCTCAACAGCGCGTTGATATTGCTGTCATTGAAGTTGGCTTAGGTGGACGCTTGGACGCCACCAATGTTTGCGATCGGCCGCTCGTCAGCATCATCACCTCCCTCAGCCGCGAACACTGGCAAAAACTTGGGCCTACCTTGGCAGACATTACCCGTGAAAAAGCAGGCATCTTAAAACCAGGATGTCCTGCTGTGATAGCCCCCCAACCTCCCGAAGCCACCGCCGTTTTGCAACAGCGCCTCACGGAACTCAATTGCCCTGCTCTCTGGGTACAACCTTCGATCGCCACCCAATCAGGCTGGGCCACCTTTCAAAACAACCTATCCATCCCCTCCCATCCCCACTTCAAACTCTTGCCACTCACCTACCCCTTACCCCTACCGGGTCTACATCAACGGGTTAACTCTGCCTTGGCAATCGCTACCCTGCAATGGCTTCAG
This genomic interval carries:
- a CDS encoding Npun_F5749 family FMN-dependent PPOX-type flavoprotein, which encodes MKLAPWRQPLAHALYRNRSLAYSRYAQLATVQRDGRPANRTIVFRGFLNDTNQLKFVTDNRSDKIGQIVQQPWGELCWYFPKTREQFRLLGTLAIVNSVTQEIELATARTEQWQNLSDAARLQFAWPHPSNPRDVSTQFDVSAPDATQPLDNFCLLLLNPTQVDHLELRGNPQNRHRYDRIETSNETQWTIQEINP
- a CDS encoding bifunctional folylpolyglutamate synthase/dihydrofolate synthase, which gives rise to MSTADRHRNDPFTNTPIINNQSIDQNHHSTPTDYNAAALAEVNVLLDQFAHFGVELGLDRIHRLLADLGNPQQQVSILHVAGSNGKGSVCAFLSSVLTEAGYRVGRYTSPHLVTWCERICINQQEIAPTTLLHLLKQTITAIRPDAPSPTQFEVITAAAWLYFAQQRVDIAVIEVGLGGRLDATNVCDRPLVSIITSLSREHWQKLGPTLADITREKAGILKPGCPAVIAPQPPEATAVLQQRLTELNCPALWVQPSIATQSGWATFQNNLSIPSHPHFKLLPLTYPLPLPGLHQRVNSALAIATLQWLQHQGWKITEQQIQQGMAKTQWPGRLQWIMWQNHDILIDGAHNPAGAAMLRQYLDYEIEHSDRVTPPIHWVMGMLSTKDHADVFQALLRSGDSLHLVPVPDHLSANLEELAALAQKTCPTLKDCQIYDNALAGLEAAIQSRSNSKPTLVLCGSLYLIGYFFKHLANEQSLNEQA